The following proteins are co-located in the Moraxella nasovis genome:
- the fdxA gene encoding ferredoxin FdxA gives MTFVVTDNCILCKYTDCVEVCPVDCFYEGPNFLVINPDECIDCALCEPECPANAIFSEDEIPEGQEGFLQINEELSATFTNITEKKDPLPDYEKWDGVSDKLQYLER, from the coding sequence ATGACTTTTGTTGTAACTGATAATTGCATTCTTTGTAAATATACCGACTGTGTTGAAGTCTGCCCTGTGGACTGCTTTTACGAAGGCCCTAACTTTCTTGTCATCAATCCTGATGAGTGCATTGACTGTGCCTTATGCGAACCTGAATGCCCTGCTAATGCTATTTTTAGCGAAGACGAAATACCTGAGGGCCAAGAAGGCTTTTTGCAGATTAATGAAGAGCTGTCAGCAACTTTCACAAACATTACCGAGAAAAAAGACCCATTGCCTGATTATGAGAAGTGGGATGGCGTATCTGATAAATTACAATATCTAGAACGCTAA
- the ftsH gene encoding ATP-dependent zinc metalloprotease FtsH — protein MVKNTLLWLVAIGVVIAVFGNLDRAGKDADTLNYSAFVVAVSEGQIKEVKIDNEEITGKKVNGSSFETVRPAIADNELMPLLREHNVEVQGSVPEKQSLGSQLLVAAFPILLIVGLLWLFMRGMSGGSSGGGMGGMGGRNPMSFGKSKAKMLSEDQIKVTFADVAGCEESKEEVVEVVDFLKDPSKFTKLGATIPRGVLMVGPPGTGKTLLAKAIAGEAKVPFFSISGSDFVEMFVGVGASRVRDMFTQAKKNAPCIIFIDEIDAVGRHRGSGTGGGHDEREQTLNQLLVEMDGFEGNDGVIVIAATNRVDVLDKALLRPGRFDRQVSVGLPDIKGREQILNVHLKKLPQTIGVDVNALARGTPGFSGAELANLVNEAALFAARRNKSHVDMNDFEDAKDKLYMGPERKSMVLREEERRATAYHEAGHALVAQLLPNTDPVHKVTIMPRGFALGVTWQLPEQDAVSNYKDKMLSELSILFGGRIAEEIFVNRKSTGASNDFERATKMARAMVAKYGMSDNLGIMVYEAEEHGGYIGGSTRTISEATQQKVDDEVRAILERQYDVAYQLIDSNHDKMHAMVDALMKWETIDREQFLQIMNGEEPREPKEYQHDVPKLISTNDDLPPPLPIA, from the coding sequence ATGGTAAAAAATACTTTATTGTGGTTGGTCGCTATCGGTGTGGTGATTGCGGTATTTGGTAATTTAGATCGTGCAGGTAAAGACGCCGACACTCTAAATTATTCGGCATTTGTGGTGGCGGTATCTGAAGGTCAAATTAAAGAAGTTAAGATTGACAATGAGGAAATCACAGGTAAGAAAGTAAATGGTTCAAGCTTTGAGACGGTACGTCCTGCCATCGCTGATAATGAACTTATGCCACTGCTTCGTGAGCATAATGTAGAAGTGCAAGGGTCTGTACCAGAAAAACAAAGCCTAGGCTCTCAACTTCTTGTTGCTGCTTTCCCTATTTTATTGATCGTCGGCTTGTTATGGCTATTTATGCGTGGCATGAGTGGCGGTAGCAGTGGTGGTGGCATGGGAGGCATGGGTGGCCGTAACCCAATGAGCTTTGGTAAATCTAAGGCAAAAATGCTTTCAGAGGATCAGATTAAGGTAACCTTTGCTGATGTGGCAGGGTGTGAAGAATCCAAAGAAGAGGTAGTTGAGGTTGTTGATTTTTTAAAAGACCCAAGCAAGTTCACTAAGCTTGGGGCGACTATCCCCCGTGGCGTACTGATGGTAGGTCCTCCTGGAACAGGTAAGACACTACTTGCCAAAGCGATTGCAGGCGAGGCGAAAGTCCCATTTTTTAGTATCTCAGGCTCAGACTTTGTAGAGATGTTCGTTGGTGTGGGTGCATCTCGTGTGCGTGATATGTTCACGCAAGCAAAGAAGAATGCACCTTGTATTATTTTTATTGATGAGATTGATGCAGTCGGTCGCCATCGTGGCAGTGGAACGGGCGGTGGTCATGATGAACGTGAACAAACCCTAAACCAATTGCTTGTTGAGATGGATGGCTTTGAGGGTAATGATGGTGTCATTGTTATTGCTGCGACAAACCGTGTGGATGTGCTTGATAAAGCCTTGCTTCGCCCAGGACGTTTTGACCGCCAAGTATCTGTCGGCTTGCCTGACATCAAAGGACGTGAGCAGATTTTAAATGTACATCTTAAAAAACTGCCACAAACCATCGGTGTAGATGTCAATGCCTTGGCTCGAGGCACACCGGGATTTAGCGGTGCTGAACTTGCTAATTTAGTGAATGAGGCAGCTCTTTTTGCTGCCAGACGCAATAAATCTCATGTGGATATGAATGACTTTGAAGATGCCAAAGACAAGCTATACATGGGGCCTGAACGTAAATCTATGGTGTTGCGTGAAGAAGAACGCCGTGCGACTGCGTATCATGAAGCAGGTCATGCCTTGGTAGCTCAGCTACTACCTAACACCGACCCTGTGCATAAAGTTACTATTATGCCACGTGGCTTTGCCCTTGGGGTGACTTGGCAGTTGCCTGAACAAGATGCGGTGAGTAATTACAAAGATAAAATGCTAAGTGAACTATCCATCTTGTTTGGTGGCCGTATTGCAGAAGAGATTTTTGTGAATCGTAAATCTACTGGTGCGTCCAATGATTTTGAGCGTGCAACTAAGATGGCACGTGCGATGGTCGCCAAATATGGCATGAGTGATAATCTTGGCATTATGGTATATGAAGCCGAAGAGCATGGCGGCTATATCGGTGGTTCTACACGCACCATCTCTGAGGCGACACAGCAAAAAGTAGATGACGAGGTTCGTGCTATTTTGGAACGTCAGTACGATGTGGCATACCAACTCATTGACAGTAATCATGATAAAATGCATGCCATGGTAGATGCACTCATGAAATGGGAAACCATTGACCGTGAGCAATTCTTACAAATCATGAATGGCGAAGAGCCACGTGAGCCTAAGGAATATCAGCACGATGTGCCAAAACTTATAAGCACGAATGACGACTTGCCACCGCCATTACCAATAGCTTAA
- a CDS encoding RlmE family RNA methyltransferase, protein MATRITNKKFSKSSKAWMKEHIDDFYVQKAQKDGYRSRAAYKLLEINEKTGLIKKGMTVVDLGSAPGSWSQVAGQLVGDSGTLIASDILPMDTLENVTFIQGDFREEETFNAIMAEVGSRLVDVVISDMAPNTSGMAAVDMPRMMYLCELAVDFALQVLPEGGALIMKVFQGEGSPELRAKMQQKFSKIKSIKPAASRPRSKEMFWVAIK, encoded by the coding sequence ATGGCAACACGTATCACAAACAAAAAGTTTTCCAAGTCGTCAAAGGCTTGGATGAAAGAGCATATTGATGATTTTTATGTGCAAAAAGCTCAAAAAGATGGTTACCGCTCCCGTGCGGCGTATAAGCTTTTAGAGATTAATGAAAAAACAGGCCTGATTAAAAAAGGTATGACAGTAGTAGATCTTGGTTCTGCACCTGGCAGCTGGTCGCAAGTAGCAGGGCAGCTGGTCGGTGATAGCGGAACGCTTATTGCATCTGATATCTTGCCTATGGATACGCTAGAGAATGTTACGTTTATCCAAGGTGATTTTCGTGAAGAAGAGACTTTCAATGCCATTATGGCAGAAGTTGGCAGTCGCTTAGTAGATGTGGTGATTTCAGATATGGCACCAAATACGTCAGGCATGGCGGCAGTAGATATGCCGCGCATGATGTATTTATGTGAGCTTGCGGTGGATTTTGCTTTGCAAGTACTTCCTGAAGGCGGTGCGTTAATTATGAAAGTATTCCAAGGCGAAGGCTCTCCAGAGCTTCGTGCTAAGATGCAACAAAAATTTAGCAAAATCAAAAGTATCAAGCCTGCAGCGTCTCGCCCCCGTTCTAAAGAAATGTTTTGGGTGGCAATCAAATAG
- a CDS encoding YhbY family RNA-binding protein: MVSKKQKMQDIKALRGIGHRLDPVVIVGGNGITPTVVEEVARALHDHELIKIKIPAGDSTTRKECANAIADATNAQVIHHIGRMVLLLKANPEPNDKLSNLSRFGF; the protein is encoded by the coding sequence ATGGTTTCAAAAAAACAAAAAATGCAAGACATCAAAGCATTGCGTGGCATCGGTCATCGTTTAGATCCTGTGGTGATTGTTGGCGGTAATGGTATCACGCCAACTGTGGTAGAAGAAGTTGCTCGTGCCCTACACGATCACGAACTTATTAAAATCAAAATTCCAGCAGGCGATAGTACCACTCGTAAAGAATGTGCCAACGCCATTGCTGATGCTACTAATGCACAAGTCATTCATCACATCGGACGTATGGTATTGCTATTAAAGGCTAACCCAGAACCAAATGATAAATTATCTAATTTATCACGATTTGGGTTTTGA
- a CDS encoding CHAP domain-containing protein, producing MKRFFWLAFAIMPMTVATHAQASIGTSQVTVIENDIDSIINDLISQSNQANRNIDLSLNTSQVVLPTLSSTKLTANSAPNIAANLASNAAHHSSTGRCALYVRKALQSAGYEFTPQPSAYQYATNGTLQNAGFVKINSDNYQPQVGDVVVFNRTSRNPHGHIQIYDGNDWVSDFRQPNFSPYRNHNGYTVWRDARYLDASANTGTMMAMNDY from the coding sequence ATGAAACGATTTTTTTGGCTTGCTTTTGCCATTATGCCGATGACGGTAGCAACTCATGCTCAGGCATCGATTGGCACCAGCCAAGTTACCGTGATTGAAAATGACATCGATAGTATTATTAATGATTTGATTAGTCAGTCAAATCAAGCTAACCGTAATATTGACCTTTCTTTAAATACAAGCCAAGTGGTACTACCAACCTTAAGTAGTACTAAATTAACTGCCAATAGTGCTCCAAATATCGCTGCCAATTTAGCATCTAACGCGGCTCATCACAGCTCTACTGGTCGCTGTGCGTTATATGTGCGTAAAGCTTTGCAGTCAGCAGGCTATGAATTTACCCCACAGCCTTCAGCTTATCAGTATGCCACCAACGGCACGTTGCAAAATGCTGGCTTTGTTAAGATTAATTCAGATAATTATCAGCCACAAGTGGGCGACGTTGTGGTATTTAATCGCACTTCTCGTAACCCGCATGGGCATATCCAGATTTATGATGGGAATGACTGGGTTTCAGATTTCCGCCAGCCAAATTTCAGCCCTTATCGTAACCATAATGGCTATACTGTATGGCGTGATGCACGTTACTTAGATGCTAGTGCAAACACTGGCACTATGATGGCAATGAACGACTACTAA
- the lpxC gene encoding UDP-3-O-acyl-N-acetylglucosamine deacetylase produces MTYQRTIARTITATGIGLHSGKKVALTLMPAQIDSGIVFERSDLGERLAVSPSQVQDTLMSSNLTKGDVRIGTIEHLMSAIAAFGIDNLLIQVDAPEVPIMDGSAAPFLFLLDEAGVVEQNAPKKFIKITKKIRIEEGDKWAQLAPYDGGFLMDFEIDFAHVAIAATDQKTTLDFGTANFAKEVGRARTFGFLKDLEYMHQKNLALGGSLDNAVVLDDTTIMNEGGLRYPNEFVRHKMLDAVGDLFVIGHALLGQFSAYKSGHAVNNKLIRAVLSDPTSYEIVTFCDKNDCPIDYAPAIMADN; encoded by the coding sequence ATGACTTATCAGCGTACCATTGCACGCACCATTACAGCGACTGGCATCGGTCTACATAGTGGTAAGAAAGTTGCTTTAACCCTTATGCCTGCTCAGATTGATAGCGGAATTGTCTTTGAACGTAGTGATCTTGGCGAACGTCTAGCGGTATCTCCAAGTCAGGTACAAGATACGCTCATGTCATCAAATCTGACGAAGGGCGATGTTCGTATCGGTACGATTGAGCATCTGATGTCAGCCATAGCAGCGTTCGGTATCGATAATCTACTTATCCAAGTGGATGCACCTGAAGTTCCTATTATGGACGGATCTGCAGCTCCGTTCTTGTTTTTATTAGATGAGGCGGGTGTTGTAGAACAAAACGCCCCCAAAAAATTCATTAAAATTACCAAAAAAATTCGTATTGAAGAGGGCGATAAATGGGCGCAACTTGCACCGTATGATGGTGGGTTTTTGATGGATTTTGAGATTGATTTTGCACATGTAGCGATTGCTGCCACTGACCAAAAAACGACGTTAGACTTTGGTACAGCAAATTTTGCCAAAGAAGTGGGGCGGGCGAGAACTTTTGGCTTTTTAAAAGACTTAGAATACATGCACCAAAAAAATCTTGCTTTAGGCGGTAGCTTAGATAATGCAGTCGTGCTAGATGATACCACCATAATGAATGAGGGTGGGTTAAGATACCCCAACGAGTTTGTTCGTCATAAGATGTTAGACGCTGTGGGAGATTTATTTGTAATCGGACACGCCTTGCTTGGGCAATTTTCAGCTTACAAATCAGGGCATGCAGTAAATAATAAGCTAATTCGTGCCGTGCTTAGTGACCCAACCAGCTATGAAATTGTAACATTTTGTGACAAGAATGACTGCCCAATTGATTATGCACCTGCCATAATGGCAGATAATTAA
- a CDS encoding DUF4298 domain-containing protein yields MQIQNEIKKYQALYRRWLDIQSDDDKLIAVLKERAKLTQELSWFYFGDHTDKPSRWSCLYDEIEMGAQVDLKTSGEYSVMSQDTLWDMAIAERQFYEELQQLIELQLRKLNNEDESL; encoded by the coding sequence ATGCAAATTCAGAACGAAATTAAAAAATATCAAGCCTTGTATCGCAGATGGCTTGATATACAAAGCGACGATGATAAGCTGATAGCAGTTTTAAAAGAACGTGCTAAATTAACCCAAGAGCTGTCTTGGTTTTACTTTGGCGATCATACAGACAAGCCGTCAAGATGGTCTTGTCTGTATGATGAGATTGAGATGGGTGCGCAGGTGGATCTAAAGACATCGGGCGAATACAGCGTGATGAGCCAAGATACACTATGGGATATGGCTATTGCTGAGCGACAGTTTTATGAAGAATTACAGCAGCTGATAGAGCTTCAGTTACGCAAACTTAATAACGAAGACGAATCGCTGTAA
- the trhP gene encoding prephenate-dependent tRNA uridine(34) hydroxylase TrhP — MKPYTPELLCPAGTFKNMQYAFAYGADAVYAGQARYSLRVRNNDFDEENLQKGIDYAHSLGKKFYVVVNIQAHNAKLKTFIEDITPIINMKPDALIMSDAGMIMMVREAFPDMEIHLSVQANAVNWATVKFWGQMGVKRVIVSRELSLKEIEQIIKQVPDMDIEVFVHGALCMAYSGRCLLSGYINKRDANQGTCTNACRWNYNTYKAVENETGDIVPATPELFVPNQSENSITNVNLNGDVVMSDDYVQKPSDEVVLLEEQGRKGELMAMYEDEHGTYIMNSKDLRAVELVPELIAMGVHSLKIEGRTKSHYYVARTAQVYRRAMDDALAGKPFDASLITALDGLANRGYTEGFLRRHVHSDYQNYEHGSSKTDHQQFVAEVVKFDEQYLTLEIKNKLIVGDTIEIMTPKGNVSYVLDAMWDKKGEPIDGALGSGWVCQINNPFEAFDDSLQFALVMKNVDEPMFS, encoded by the coding sequence ATGAAACCCTACACCCCAGAACTTCTTTGCCCAGCAGGTACCTTTAAAAATATGCAATACGCCTTTGCTTATGGGGCAGATGCTGTGTATGCAGGGCAAGCCCGTTATTCTTTGCGTGTCCGCAATAACGATTTTGATGAAGAGAATCTACAAAAAGGCATTGATTACGCCCATTCGCTTGGCAAAAAGTTTTATGTCGTGGTCAATATTCAAGCCCACAACGCCAAACTTAAAACCTTTATTGAAGACATTACGCCTATCATTAATATGAAGCCTGACGCACTCATCATGTCAGACGCTGGCATGATTATGATGGTGCGTGAAGCCTTTCCTGATATGGAAATCCATCTGTCAGTGCAAGCTAATGCTGTAAACTGGGCAACGGTCAAGTTTTGGGGGCAAATGGGCGTTAAACGTGTCATTGTCAGTCGTGAACTATCGCTTAAGGAAATTGAACAAATCATCAAACAAGTGCCTGACATGGATATTGAAGTGTTTGTACATGGGGCACTTTGCATGGCATATTCAGGTCGCTGTTTGTTGTCTGGCTACATTAACAAACGTGATGCTAATCAAGGCACTTGCACCAATGCTTGTCGTTGGAATTATAACACCTACAAGGCAGTAGAAAATGAAACAGGCGACATTGTTCCGGCTACGCCAGAGCTTTTTGTACCTAATCAAAGCGAAAACTCTATTACCAATGTTAATCTTAATGGCGATGTGGTCATGAGCGATGACTATGTACAAAAGCCGTCCGATGAAGTGGTACTATTAGAAGAGCAAGGTCGTAAAGGCGAGCTGATGGCGATGTATGAAGATGAACACGGCACTTATATCATGAACTCAAAAGATCTGCGAGCGGTGGAGCTTGTGCCTGAGCTTATCGCGATGGGCGTGCATTCTTTAAAGATTGAAGGGCGTACCAAATCGCATTATTATGTGGCACGCACCGCCCAAGTGTATCGTCGTGCGATGGACGATGCACTGGCAGGCAAGCCTTTTGACGCAAGCTTAATTACAGCGTTGGACGGTTTGGCAAATCGTGGCTATACCGAAGGATTTTTACGCCGTCATGTGCATTCAGATTATCAAAATTATGAACATGGCTCATCAAAAACTGATCATCAGCAGTTTGTCGCTGAAGTGGTCAAGTTTGACGAGCAGTATTTAACGCTTGAGATTAAAAATAAACTTATAGTGGGTGATACCATTGAGATTATGACCCCGAAAGGCAATGTCAGCTATGTGCTTGATGCCATGTGGGATAAAAAAGGCGAGCCGATAGATGGGGCGTTAGGCTCTGGGTGGGTGTGCCAAATTAACAATCCGTTTGAAGCGTTTGATGACAGCTTGCAATTTGCACTTGTGATGAAAAATGTGGATGAGCCGATGTTTAGTTAG
- a CDS encoding FAD-binding oxidoreductase: MTHTVFLANLQAALPCLDIKTDADSLEYWGKDWTKHFTPNAFAIVFPKSTKDVATIVKIANIHKTPLVPSGGRTGLSAGAVASGQEVVVSFDKMNAIGEFYAADRMVEVEAGVITKTLQEFAESKGLYYAVDFASSGSSQIGGNIGTNAGGIKVIRYGMTRNQILGLTVVTGKGDILELNGGMLKNATGYDFRHLFIGAEGTLGFITKALIKLEKPPTNLTAMVLGVPDFGSVISLLNRFNQALNLTAFEFFDAIAIEKVLATGHIKEPFESRTPFYVLLEFEAVSESVLDTAMSVFEDCMESGHIIDGVMSDNLGQLAELWKLRESISETISVFTPYKNDVSVLITHLGDFIDDIGTIVKDNYPDFEICWFGHIGDGNLHLNILKPDHLTKDEFFAKCQTVNTLVFDTVKKYKGSISAEHGVGMTKKPYLNYTRTDTEIEYMKALKAVFDPNNIMNRGKVFDA, encoded by the coding sequence ATGACTCATACCGTCTTTTTGGCGAACTTACAAGCCGCCTTGCCTTGCCTTGACATTAAAACCGATGCTGACAGCCTAGAATATTGGGGTAAAGATTGGACCAAACACTTTACCCCAAACGCCTTTGCCATTGTTTTTCCAAAAAGCACTAAAGATGTGGCAACCATCGTTAAAATCGCCAACATTCATAAGACGCCGTTAGTGCCAAGTGGCGGACGCACAGGGCTATCGGCAGGTGCTGTCGCAAGCGGTCAAGAAGTTGTGGTAAGCTTTGATAAGATGAATGCCATCGGTGAGTTTTATGCAGCCGATCGCATGGTTGAAGTTGAAGCAGGCGTTATCACAAAAACCTTGCAAGAGTTCGCCGAAAGTAAGGGCTTGTATTATGCGGTAGATTTTGCATCCAGTGGTTCAAGCCAAATTGGAGGCAACATCGGCACAAATGCTGGCGGTATTAAGGTTATTCGTTATGGTATGACTCGCAACCAAATCTTAGGCCTAACTGTCGTCACAGGTAAAGGCGATATCTTAGAGCTAAACGGTGGTATGCTAAAAAATGCGACAGGTTATGACTTTCGCCATCTATTCATCGGAGCAGAAGGCACACTTGGTTTTATCACAAAAGCCCTAATCAAGCTTGAAAAACCACCAACCAACCTAACCGCTATGGTGCTTGGCGTGCCTGATTTTGGTAGTGTTATCAGCCTGCTTAATCGCTTTAATCAAGCGCTAAATCTGACCGCTTTTGAGTTTTTTGATGCAATCGCCATAGAAAAGGTGCTTGCTACAGGGCACATCAAAGAACCTTTTGAGAGTCGCACGCCATTTTATGTATTACTAGAGTTTGAAGCGGTGAGCGAATCTGTACTAGATACAGCCATGAGCGTCTTTGAAGATTGCATGGAAAGCGGGCATATTATTGATGGCGTGATGAGCGATAATCTTGGACAGCTTGCTGAGTTATGGAAGCTTCGTGAAAGCATCTCTGAGACCATTTCGGTATTCACTCCCTATAAAAACGACGTATCAGTGCTGATTACTCATTTGGGCGACTTTATTGATGATATTGGGACGATTGTCAAAGACAACTATCCTGACTTTGAGATCTGCTGGTTTGGGCATATCGGTGATGGTAATTTACACCTTAATATCCTAAAGCCTGATCATCTGACTAAAGACGAGTTTTTTGCCAAATGCCAAACGGTCAATACGCTTGTGTTTGATACCGTCAAAAAATACAAAGGCTCAATCAGTGCTGAGCATGGCGTCGGCATGACCAAAAAACCATACCTAAATTACACCAGAACCGACACAGAAATTGAATATATGAAAGCACTAAAAGCCGTCTTTGATCCAAATAATATCATGAACCGTGGTAAAGTTTTTGACGCCTAA
- a CDS encoding protein disulfide oxidoreductase: protein MSNITKALLSLLKYAAFFIIIYIAVNMWRSPTLPAAPSLAYIDTHGQAQDAIAQSHKTPVLVYFWGTWCSVCRLTTPNVAKLHENGIQVVSVAVQSGDNDELSAYLNQHGYHFLTINDSDGRVFNQWQGQVTPSFVILKDGNIAQSFTGIAPLWLLKARLWWANLN from the coding sequence ATGTCAAATATTACGAAAGCTTTATTGTCTTTACTTAAATACGCCGCCTTTTTTATCATCATCTATATTGCGGTTAATATGTGGCGTTCACCCACCCTACCTGCTGCACCGAGCCTAGCTTATATTGACACCCATGGGCAGGCTCAAGATGCCATCGCCCAAAGCCATAAAACCCCTGTCTTGGTTTACTTTTGGGGAACGTGGTGTTCGGTGTGTCGCCTAACCACGCCTAATGTCGCAAAGCTTCATGAAAATGGTATCCAAGTTGTCAGCGTCGCTGTTCAAAGTGGTGATAATGACGAACTGTCAGCTTATCTTAACCAGCATGGCTATCACTTTTTAACCATTAATGACAGTGATGGCAGAGTATTTAATCAATGGCAAGGTCAAGTGACGCCATCTTTTGTCATTCTCAAAGATGGCAACATTGCTCAAAGTTTTACAGGAATTGCTCCTTTATGGCTACTCAAGGCAAGACTATGGTGGGCAAACTTAAACTAA
- a CDS encoding metabolite/H+ symporter: protein MSHTQQNNPYKVAISSMIGTAIEFYDYYIYAAAAVLVFSTQFFDKSDPTVATLLSLSTLALAFFARPLGSLLFGYFGDKIGRKKTLVASLLTMGISTIAIGLLPTYAQIGIWAPILLCIFRVGQGIGLGGEWGGAALVAVENAPANRRAWFGTFPQLGAPIGLFVANAVFFIISAIIGHEALIEWGWRIPFIASFLLVAVGLWMRLSLHESHVFEAAKKAGKTKGDPISGVLKNHWQQILQGTLMMTTMYVLFYIMTAFAQVYSKSPVAFSDAGHQTGLGIAANTYTGFLLIGAVIFGIFVSISGVYSDRIGRRRLQLITMALLVVFGLAMPSFLVNGTPTSVLAFLVVGFTLMGFAFGPVAAILPEIFPTQVRYTGASLTYNLAAITGASVVSIVAIEINQFYGMTGVGLYLSVNAILSFIAYWFAKETKNVDLTQ, encoded by the coding sequence ATGAGCCACACCCAACAAAATAACCCCTACAAGGTCGCCATATCATCGATGATTGGCACAGCGATTGAGTTTTACGATTATTACATCTACGCTGCTGCTGCCGTTTTAGTCTTTAGTACGCAGTTTTTTGATAAATCAGACCCAACGGTTGCCACCCTGCTCTCACTTTCTACTTTAGCATTGGCGTTTTTTGCACGGCCACTTGGATCGCTGTTGTTTGGTTATTTTGGTGATAAAATTGGTCGCAAAAAAACCTTAGTTGCCTCCCTACTCACCATGGGAATCTCAACCATCGCTATTGGTCTTTTGCCGACGTATGCACAGATTGGGATTTGGGCTCCGATTTTATTATGTATATTCCGTGTTGGACAAGGCATTGGGCTTGGCGGCGAATGGGGTGGGGCTGCACTTGTTGCTGTTGAAAATGCTCCTGCTAATCGCCGTGCTTGGTTTGGTACATTTCCACAACTTGGAGCACCGATTGGCTTGTTTGTTGCCAATGCTGTTTTCTTTATTATTAGCGCGATCATTGGCCATGAAGCACTGATAGAATGGGGCTGGCGTATTCCGTTTATCGCATCATTTTTGTTAGTTGCCGTTGGCTTATGGATGCGACTTAGTCTGCATGAAAGTCACGTTTTTGAAGCAGCCAAAAAAGCTGGCAAAACCAAAGGTGACCCCATCTCTGGCGTACTAAAAAATCACTGGCAACAAATCCTACAAGGCACGCTAATGATGACGACAATGTATGTTTTATTTTATATCATGACGGCCTTCGCCCAAGTATACTCAAAATCACCCGTGGCATTCTCAGACGCTGGCCATCAGACAGGTCTTGGCATCGCAGCAAACACCTACACGGGCTTTTTGCTGATTGGAGCGGTAATTTTTGGGATTTTTGTGAGTATTTCTGGCGTGTACAGCGATCGCATTGGGCGTCGTCGCTTGCAACTTATCACAATGGCATTATTGGTAGTATTCGGTCTTGCCATGCCAAGCTTTTTAGTAAATGGCACACCAACATCCGTACTCGCATTTTTGGTGGTAGGTTTCACCTTGATGGGCTTTGCTTTTGGCCCTGTAGCAGCAATTTTACCAGAAATCTTTCCAACGCAAGTTCGTTATACTGGTGCTAGCTTAACCTATAACTTAGCTGCCATCACAGGAGCATCTGTCGTTTCTATCGTCGCCATTGAGATTAACCAATTTTATGGAATGACAGGCGTGGGACTATACCTATCTGTAAATGCAATATTAAGCTTTATCGCCTATTGGTTCGCCAAAGAAACTAAGAACGTCGATTTGACCCAGTAG
- the gmk gene encoding guanylate kinase — MHADTALGTLFIITAASGTGKTSLVKELLATTDNLTVSVSHTTRQPRPGEIAGTHYHFINTDDFKALINEQAFLEYAEVFGNFYGTSKQAVADLLSTGVDVILEIDWQGALQVKEKFPKAQMIFILPPSRDALASRLSNRGQDSNEVIQTRLAGAITEMREHDKFDYLVINDDFNTALHDLQTIIAAHRLLTDKQKIRHRTLIANLLNN, encoded by the coding sequence ATGCATGCTGACACCGCTTTGGGCACACTTTTTATCATCACAGCCGCTTCAGGTACAGGTAAAACAAGCCTTGTCAAAGAGCTATTAGCGACAACTGATAATCTCACCGTTAGTGTCTCACACACCACACGCCAGCCTCGACCGGGTGAGATTGCAGGCACACATTACCATTTTATCAATACAGATGATTTTAAAGCATTGATTAACGAACAAGCGTTTTTAGAATATGCTGAAGTATTTGGCAATTTTTATGGCACAAGCAAGCAAGCCGTGGCAGATTTGCTATCAACTGGCGTCGATGTCATTTTAGAGATTGATTGGCAAGGGGCATTACAAGTCAAAGAAAAATTCCCAAAAGCCCAGATGATTTTCATCCTACCACCAAGTCGTGACGCCTTAGCCAGTCGCCTATCTAATCGGGGGCAAGACAGCAATGAAGTCATTCAGACACGTCTTGCAGGGGCAATCACCGAAATGCGTGAACACGATAAATTTGATTACCTAGTGATTAATGATGATTTTAATACCGCCTTACATGATTTGCAGACGATTATTGCTGCTCATCGCTTATTAACCGATAAACAAAAGATCCGTCATCGCACACTGATTGCTAATCTCTTAAATAATTAA